The following are from one region of the Silene latifolia isolate original U9 population chromosome 9, ASM4854445v1, whole genome shotgun sequence genome:
- the LOC141600031 gene encoding uncharacterized protein LOC141600031 isoform X1 produces MTVAAAVVVGLTGHGGAVDTQNTKPYTHGITSRYTNRFVYLEVLQCVSSNITSGLLHASNISQGKFKAVSDVLTVGEKVKVLVIRSFFPEKISLRKCLITRYVRSKAGYCGGMETDEMRN; encoded by the exons ATGACGGTGGCGGCAGCAGTTGTGGTGGGCTTGACGGGTCATGGTGGAgcggtggatacacaaaataccaagccgtatacacatggtattacttctagatacacaaatcgatttgtgtatctagaAGTATTACAATGTGTATCTAGTAATATTACCAG TGGACTATTGCATGCGTCAAATATCAGTCAAGGCAAATTTAAAGCAGTTAGTGATGTATTGACAGTCGGTGAGAAGGTCAAGGTCCTCGTGATACGATCTTTTTTCCCAGAGAAGATCTCTCTCAG AAAATGTTTGATTACCAGATATGTGCGGTCAAAGGCAGGATATTGTGGTGGCATGGAGACGGACGAGATGAGGAATTAG
- the LOC141600031 gene encoding uncharacterized protein LOC141600031 isoform X3 → MTVAAAVVVGLTGHGGAVDTQNTKPYTHGITSRYTNRFVYLEVLQCVSSNITSGLLHASNISQGKFKAVSDVLTVGEKVKVLVIRSFFPEKISLRQDIVVAWRRTR, encoded by the exons ATGACGGTGGCGGCAGCAGTTGTGGTGGGCTTGACGGGTCATGGTGGAgcggtggatacacaaaataccaagccgtatacacatggtattacttctagatacacaaatcgatttgtgtatctagaAGTATTACAATGTGTATCTAGTAATATTACCAG TGGACTATTGCATGCGTCAAATATCAGTCAAGGCAAATTTAAAGCAGTTAGTGATGTATTGACAGTCGGTGAGAAGGTCAAGGTCCTCGTGATACGATCTTTTTTCCCAGAGAAGATCTCTCTCAG GCAGGATATTGTGGTGGCATGGAGACGGACGAGATGA
- the LOC141600031 gene encoding uncharacterized protein LOC141600031 isoform X2, with the protein MTVAAAVVVGLTGHGGAVDTQNTKPYTHGITSRYTNRFVYLEVLQCVSSNITSGLLHASNISQGKFKAVSDVLTVGEKVKVLVIRSFFPEKISLRYVRSKAGYCGGMETDEMRN; encoded by the exons ATGACGGTGGCGGCAGCAGTTGTGGTGGGCTTGACGGGTCATGGTGGAgcggtggatacacaaaataccaagccgtatacacatggtattacttctagatacacaaatcgatttgtgtatctagaAGTATTACAATGTGTATCTAGTAATATTACCAG TGGACTATTGCATGCGTCAAATATCAGTCAAGGCAAATTTAAAGCAGTTAGTGATGTATTGACAGTCGGTGAGAAGGTCAAGGTCCTCGTGATACGATCTTTTTTCCCAGAGAAGATCTCTCTCAG ATATGTGCGGTCAAAGGCAGGATATTGTGGTGGCATGGAGACGGACGAGATGAGGAATTAG